The sequence TAGTAAGCGGGAGATCTTGAGTTCAACTCTCAATGAAAGcaaataattttctattttgGTAACTGTTTTGTTGCAAAACTTTCGGATACTACTCCACTTCACTATCGAAGTCATTTATTTCTAGTCTCGCCGTCTCCGATCCTCTGGTACTCACCGTCGCCACTGTTTCTATTTTAGGTAAGTTTCTCTCTCGTTTCCTTATTTTTCCATCGAGATTCAAATGTAGTCTCATTGCCGATGGTGAAAACGATCGATACTCTTTGTTTCCCAAATTGTTTTACTCGAGCAGGGAAcgtgttcgacgaaatgcccCTTAGAGTATTTCATAACGACATGCTCTGTTCTTTTATCTAACTGCCCCAAATTATTATCTCTTGAATCTTGTAATTGAAATGTTTTGTGTCTTTTGGTTAAATTGATCAGCATGGGATGAGTGATTTTGCAAATTGATTGTTCATGTTTCATTTGTGTGTTTGAAGGAAGATGGCTAGTGGCAGCTTGAAAAGCCTTGTAACTTCAGCAGTCACTATTGGTGTGACCGAAGCAAGAGCAAGGATTTTCGGACACATGCTTAACCCAACGGGACAGAGATCTTCTCATAAGATCTTAAGGAAGAAGCTTTTTGGTGATAAGGTTGCTGAATGGTATCCCTACGACATCAAGAATGAGGATCCCAATGTCTTGGCTAGAGAAGAAAAAGAGTACTTTTCTCCCAAACCTTCTTGTTTTTACTTTCTCTAGGAAGCCTTAAGATTCGATTCGAGTGGACCGAAGCAATGCCTATATTAACATGTTTTTCATAAGCATTGTAATTACCACGGTTTTGAGGATCTTACTCTGTCTATAAATTTCAATGACCCTTGCCTTTAAACTTTGAGACCTTGTGTGCTATTGTAGGCGCTTATCGAAGCTTGAGATGTTGAAGCGTCGTGACAAAGGACCACCAAAGAAGGGTCATGGAAGACGTGCTGCAAAGCGTAACAAGTAGAGAATGTTATCTTCCAACAAAAGAGATCTGCACTCTCATAATGTCAGATAGAACTTAGTAGTtagattctttttattttgggttTTACTCTGCTTCTTTGATCTTAACTCTCTAGTATGCAACAGCCTGATATACTTGTGTTGTGTAATAATCATGGATTCAAATCCAAAACTATGCGTATGGAGTTTTGATCATAATCTTCACTTATTCTGAGAGACATCTAGTTGAAAGTGTGATGATGTTTGTTTGACTAGTTCTACAATATACGAGTAACATGCAAGTACAATCACTCGGCAAAGAATAAAACAAATCTGATAAAAAAAGACAAAGATATTACAATATATCAGTCAAGTGCCTGAAACTGATGAAAGACTTATACACTGTGCAACAACCTAAATATGACTCTTAACAACCGATCAAATCTCCAGGTCTTGTAGCCATCGTCATCTTCCTCGGTACATTGTTCCTTATGGCAGGTGGAGGACACCTTAAGGCAGGAGGACAGTAGCGAAGCATCTGGTCTGGGCGTGGTGGAATGACACTCCTCATGACTCTTTCTGGCGCAACAAAAGGATGTTTCAGTAGATCCGCTGTAGTAGCTCTGAGCGAGGGATGCAACTCCATGCACCGTTTCAGGAAATCGCTGGCCACGGGAGACACAAGTTTGGGAAGTCTCCATGCGTAAATATCTCCCATCTTCTGTGGACGGCCACCAAACATCTCAAGAACAACACATCCTAGAGACCACACATCAACAGCCGGTCCGATCATCACCACTCCATTGGTTCCAACAGCTTCAGGAGGCATATACTGCTTCGTACCACCAGACAAGGACCTAGGGTCCGAACAAGGTTCCTTGGATAAACCGAAATCACCAAGTTTGAGATCCCACGGCTGTCCAAAATTCTTGGAAGGGAAGATGAGAACGTTGGCTGGCTTGAGATCACAATGAACGTAGCCGTTGGAGTGAAGAGCTTCGAGACCTTGTAAGATCATAAGAGCGGCTCGTCCGACCATAACCTCAGGCATTGGTCGGCCATGGAAGCTGGAGATCATGTTGTGGATAGTACCTTTGGACGCAAACTCCATGTAGATGCAACAACGTTGGAGATTGATGTCTATGTGAAGGCTAGGGCTTGTGGTTTGGACAATGCGTGGATGGTTACGATAACGAAGCATGATCCTATGCTCTTTCTCGAGATTGTTGATGTAATAGACGGGAGATGACTTCTCTGCATGTAATCTTGATTTGGAATCTCTCATGAGGGTAACGGAACCAAAGCCACCTTGACCTAGAAAAGACACAAACTCCAGTGAAGAAAATTCGTCTACAACTTCTCTGTCGTCTCtagacatcttcttcttcttcttcgcttaGGGTTTTGCTTCGACCGAACTCTGTTTTTGCTTTGAGTAACGCGCAAGAAATAGAATCAGTGATGGTTGTTCATAGGTAGGGCGTGTGCACTTATTTATAAGAGAAGATGATATATTTGAGTCGGCATTCACTTCTATCTGGTTCTTGTAATCGCGAGGGTGAGCGGTTACTcttatttcctttttcttttgttttcttaagttttcctttttaattGTTCCTTTcttataatttcctttttttatttctgtaaattttgattgatttacATTCAGATTTCAGATTGGTCATATCATAACGGCAAGAGATATAGAGAGAATCGTTTTTTCTTAATCATCAGCTTATTATACAAGTCTGAATGAATTGTAACAACCTTTTAAACTGACCAAAACCGGTTTACTAAATCACATATGGTTCAGTTGGTCTtcggcttttttttttgttttttcttcagTTCACTTCTATAATTGTGTACAAATggattattttttgtaaaccaATAATGTGACCTCAGTACCTTAAGAAAAGAAATAGTCTCATTATTTTGTGTTGATATTGGATATGTTGCACAGTTTTGGGAGAAGTGGTAAACAAAATTGTCTCTTCTTCAACGATTTCATTCTAcaataaaaactctataaattactacttgataaattaataatttttttcggTTCCGAGTTGGACAAGTTCAGAATTTGACATAAATCGATAAGATAATaagataatgtttttttaaaaaagaaaattttatgtaaatatatacaccattaaaatcataaattagtaatctttatatatatagttcatttaagtacaaacaaaaaattgtattttttattttatatcaaaaatagaATTCATCCCTTTTTTCTTAACACTTCAATATATGggttttttgcaaaattgacctacaactcaaagtcaaacacaaaactaatcttttttttttttttgaaaattagttatGCCCTAtccaccccacaagttcatataattaacGAAAatgtcattaattttttttttttttttttcgaaaatgacatttttactctcacaccctcatcatcttcaagtaattacaagattgccattgtcatcaataccctaaccaccatgaacaaccaatttgaagctcttaatgctcccaaaatcgatttacccttcttctttctccattcttatgaactaaacacaacatctctctcgctttctctccacattaagctaaaaaaacccaagattttgattctacattttttatggttcatagagtcaaagaagctaacgattctggGTGGGTCACTTTCGTTTAAGATTTTGTGTTCTTGTAGAAGCCTTATGTGTGCTAAGAaagttatctcaccaatttaaagtatgaaatcaagtttttttccagatctgttcgtccagACAACTTACAGGTAAGTTGTcaggctgtagacgacttacctggaagtcgtctggtcaaacgcagaggttatttttgcaattgactttgaaatatgttttccgagacgactgaaagttaagtcgtctgattttgtttggttacaaaaaaaatctccaaagaacctagacgacttaaaTTTCAgtggtcataggttagttttgcatttgactggattatttcagaagtttgactttcccggacgacttacatttcaatCGTTtggtgaaaattgaaatatcaatattttattaacactaaacgacttacaattaagtcgttataggttagttttgcaattgaaaaaaaacttcaatatttaactatacccagacgacttacaattcagtcatccgcccgacgacttacatgtaagtcgtccatgattttattctgagattctggtcaaaactcgtaaatcctggacgacttacaagtaagtcgtctgacggacgactgaattgtaagtcgtctatatataattaattattgaagtttttttttcaattgcaaaactaacctatgacgacttaattgtaagtcatctagttttaaaaaatattgatattttaatttttacgagacgactgaaatgtaagtcgtccaggaaagtcaaacttttgaaataatctagtcaaatgcaaaactaacctatgacgactgaaatgtaagtcgtctagcttttttggagttttttttaaccaGACAAGAGTGGACGACATATTTTTCAGTCGTCtaaaataacagatttcaaagtcaattgcaaaaataacctctgcgttgaccagacgacttatattttagtcgtctggaatactcatattgaagtcgtccgcgtcgacCTAAATGGACGACTTCTCTGGAAGTCTACTAGATGACTTCCGTGGATGTCgtctgcgtcaatgtttaataaacttgcattttctctaaaactataaagactttttaacattttcttgttaattcatgtttcttaatgaatatttgggctactgaatgaaatttataacttaattggtgatatttatgaggttaccaatattcacgttaattaaagtttctaactgatccgagaagacttccatgGAAGTGTTCTCTGCTAGTTTTAAAGTCTTCTACGCtattttttgaataacttgtatttttaagagtgataagtaatttcaagatatgtaaaactcatatttacaaaatatgttctctcccttagttttactaaatttgactaagtttttcaaataaaaaatatgatatgccttgactagttactattgtttgtttccatctctaaagtattattgttatagacactaatgatgattattgttacgagttggaagaagggttaaaatgcttcttaaaatgttatatcaatatgaagctaccaacattcttgttcaTTAAGATgaaaaaaggccattggagtttattattgcatatgagagatccaaatataagaaaaaagctACTGaaatctattatttcattgatttgtaaatgtgtaaacacattgttagcacatgtattacatcttgggaaacactattactgattttacaaaaaaattcacaactaaaagagtagacatgcaattcacaaaacataccacaaacaaaactattatagatcattcttctacaaagacaaggttggactccacttgatatggaagaagactttgttagaagacttccagaaaatccagacgacttctaggaagtccagacgactttcaggaagtccagacgactgaaatggaagtagtctggaagacttcctggaagtcgtctagtgcattatattttagacgactaccaggtaagtcgtcccaaaagtcttccagatctgaaaaacctgcatatcaaatccagatctgaaaaacttgcatatccaaaaacattcaaatgacttaaaaacagaaaaaaatgtgtggaagattagataaatctacctttatagaacacacaaaaaaaatacatatctaaaattaatagatctacctttaaatgagtagaagatgagtaccatttgattaaaaacctgtaaaaaagatagattagtaagaaagacatgagacaaaactgaaaaattcatataaagtttggtgttttaaagtcaaagagattagagtgggtttggagagttttagtttgggaaaaaaagtaagaactttatacaacaagaagttaccaaatgaagaaaaaccagacataaaaacttaccaaaacactcagatctattatgaaagggagacttcgtcagaagacttccatgaagtcttgatgacttccaggaagtccagacgacttcctggaagtccagacgactttcttatattttagacgactaacataTAAGTCTtctcagaagtcttccagatctgaaaaacctgcatatcaaatccagatcttaaaaacctgcatatccaaaaacgttcaaatgatttaaaaacagagaaaatgagtggaagattagataaatctacttttatagaacacacaaaaatacatatctaaaattaatagatctacctttaaattagtggaagatgagtaccatttgattaaaaacctgcaaaagagatagattagtaggaaatacatgagacaaaactgaaaaattcatttaatgtttggtgttttcaagtcaaagagattagagagaggttgaagagttttagaatgatgaacattacatttttgttgcagccattggagaggaggagagagaatgtataaatttttctttatatagggagacaaaaaatccaattaggttaaatactTTTGATTCAAACGACTTACAAGACGACTTatttgtaagtcgtccagaagactttaatatttttagcgggaaattaaaatatttttagcgggaaactaaaatagatgactttccagacgacttagtAAGTcatctggtttaaattatttaagtgggaaaatatttttttttttaattttaggcgggaatatttggacgacttacatgtaagtcgtctgttttaatttcttcaccagacgactgaaatataagtcgtctagaccctaaacataatccctaaacttaattaactaactaaacacttcataaaatcaaattaaacttcaaaagtgtttactatacacaaaaataaacacgtataggtaagaaattaatttttcaaaaaaatattcaagctttccaaaatctaaccctaataatacatacaatactataacatatgttccAAAACACTAGACCAAAGAATACCATGATTCACTAcctacactcatctatgttgaaaacaattcaattttgttatattttaatttatatcacttaaaactgtttataattacatgattttaatttttcgcttatcaaaatattttttaaaaaatttataaattatttttaagatcaactacaccagaagacttactttgaagttgtccagacgacttccaacatctcagacgactcataTGACTTActagggctatattcgtaaaaatatcttatgtttttttgtttggtcacaaggggctggactgtaatttcacaaggcttttaggttagttttgcatttgattcaagtttgggtataggtttggggttaaaatcaagttgtgggttagttttggcaaaaacccctcaatatattttgataatatttctTGAAATTATATCTAAATCAATATTTAAATTCCATGAAACATATTtcatatacaccaaataatataactaaaaaagcggttttctaaaatttaattaatttatataaggTAAAATCTAAAAAGGAAAAGTTCTTGTAActtaataactctataaatttataagaatatCATAGTCCAAACATTATTAacttatagagtttttactgtaTATTGCAATAGAATAATGGGTATTTTCGGGTATATTTCCTATGTTAGTCACCAAGGAAGCTATGACTAGAAACTAAACTTGGGATTTATAATGCATGATAATGTGGATCCTCAGGGGCATCATGGTGAATACATTATGGCATTTTCAAAAAGAGATATAGAAGTCATTCAGACCTCAAAGAACATAGTCAATTAGTATTTAGTACTCACTAACCGATACTGTGTTTTTAGttttcataattaaaaaaacaaacaccACAATGTATTTAATAGCAAAATTTACCAGTATACTTTAGATTCAATGAACATGTATTCTGCCTCAGTTGAAGAGCGTGCAACTGTACATTGTTTCTTTGAAGACCAAACAATCAAGTGCTTTCCATGATAGACTATATGCACATGTGGATGTGTAATTGTCATGTTTTTCTGCTTAATCTGTGTCGGTGTAAGCATGTAGTATTGGTGTGTTTGCGGCTGACAGGATAATGCATGTTTAATTCTTCCAAACAGAAACCGAATTATGTGTTTAACTCCATTCCATTGCTCATATGTTGGCCGGTGCCTGTACTGCGACATCTTATTGTCTGTAAATGATATGTTCGGTTGAGTAAGGGAAATGTATTGCATAGTCCCTATTGTTGCGCAATACTATGTTGGATCTTCAAGTGGTTTCCCGGAGCCTGATTGTAAGGGCACATGGGCGTTAAAACTGAGTTTCAATCCACCATCTGTTATTTGTAATAGATCTGCAATGTATTAATGTTGTGTTAATAACAGTCCATGAGATGTATGATGTGCTTCTATGCCTAAAAATAAGAGATAGAGCCAAGATCTTTGAGAGAGAAACAAGAGGACAAAGCCTGGATATACTGATTAAGTTAGCTGGTTCTTACTGGTGAGTATGGTTTCATCCACGTAGAGCATGTATAGTAGAGTGCCAATTTTGTTGTAGATGAAGAGATGTACATCTGCCGACGAGTTTGCGTATCCAAAGTCAAACAAGAAGCGTTTGAAGAATTTTTTACCACGATCGTGGGGCTTGTTATTTCATATATCGCCATATTTAGTTTCATACAGCCTCCAGATTTTCTTTGTCAGTGAACCCGGGTAGTTGCATCATGTAGACATCATCTTCGAGTTTTTCTTGTAAGAAAGTGTGAATGACATCAAATGGTCTGATAGGCCATTTGTGGGAGGTTGAGACACTAAGAACCAGTATGATTGTTGCCGGCATAACCGTAGGACTGAAGGTGCCTTTGAATTAGGAACATTTGATCCAAGAATACTTTGAGAAAAAGGGTTCAGGGTTTAGGTTATGTGGTTTCACTCGACTTCATGTAATTTCATTTAGGGGTTGGAAC comes from Brassica rapa cultivar Chiifu-401-42 chromosome A02, CAAS_Brap_v3.01, whole genome shotgun sequence and encodes:
- the LOC103848464 gene encoding mitogen-activated protein kinase kinase kinase 3-like, coding for MSRDDREVVDEFSSLEFVSFLGQGGFGSVTLMRDSKSRLHAEKSSPVYYINNLEKEHRIMLRYRNHPRIVQTTSPSLHIDINLQRCCIYMEFASKGTIHNMISSFHGRPMPEVMVGRAALMILQGLEALHSNGYVHCDLKPANVLIFPSKNFGQPWDLKLGDFGLSKEPCSDPRSLSGGTKQYMPPEAVGTNGVVMIGPAVDVWSLGCVVLEMFGGRPQKMGDIYAWRLPKLVSPVASDFLKRCMELHPSLRATTADLLKHPFVAPERVMRSVIPPRPDQMLRYCPPALRCPPPAIRNNVPRKMTMATRPGDLIGC
- the LOC103848463 gene encoding uncharacterized protein LOC103848463; its protein translation is MASGSLKSLVTSAVTIGVTEARARIFGHMLNPTGQRSSHKILRKKLFGDKVAEWYPYDIKNEDPNVLAREEKERLSKLEMLKRRDKGPPKKGHGRRAAKRNK